In Nocardioides sp. zg-1228, a single window of DNA contains:
- a CDS encoding dihydroorotase, with protein MSLVIKGASLLGEAAADLYVDDAGRLVDEPPAGAETIDADGLVALPGLVDLHTHLREPGREDAETILTGSRAAALGGYTAVLAMANTSPVTDTAEAATRVWELGREAGLVHVQPVGAVTRGLAGEELAELGLMHRSRAAVTVFSDDGKCVHDARVMRRALEYVKAFDGVVSQHSQDPTLAGPAACCHEGELSGRLGLPGWPGIAEEVIVARDVMLARHTGSRVHVAHVSTAGSVEVLRWAKAQGIDVTAEVTPHHLLLTTDLLTGYDPTFKVNPPLRPQEDVDALREALADGTIDAVATDHAPHARHDKEHAFVDAAFGMTGIETALAVVRTALPELSWSDIARVMSATPARIAGLADQGRPLAAGSPAHVVLVDPDAQVTVDRDSSASLSRNNPWHGRSLTSRVVHTVYGGRVTVRDGALV; from the coding sequence ATGTCGCTGGTGATCAAGGGGGCCTCGCTGCTCGGCGAGGCGGCCGCGGACCTGTACGTCGACGACGCGGGGCGGCTGGTCGACGAGCCGCCGGCGGGCGCCGAGACCATCGACGCCGACGGCCTGGTCGCCCTGCCCGGGCTCGTCGACCTGCACACGCACCTGCGCGAGCCCGGGCGCGAGGACGCCGAGACGATCCTGACCGGCTCCCGGGCCGCGGCGCTGGGCGGCTACACGGCCGTGCTGGCGATGGCCAACACCTCACCCGTGACCGACACCGCCGAGGCGGCCACCCGGGTGTGGGAGCTGGGCCGCGAGGCCGGGCTGGTGCACGTGCAGCCCGTCGGGGCGGTGACCCGCGGGCTGGCCGGCGAGGAGCTGGCCGAGCTGGGGCTGATGCACCGGTCGAGGGCGGCGGTGACGGTGTTCTCCGACGACGGGAAGTGCGTCCACGACGCGCGGGTGATGCGCCGGGCGCTGGAGTACGTCAAGGCGTTCGACGGCGTGGTGTCGCAGCACTCCCAGGACCCGACCCTCGCCGGGCCGGCCGCCTGCTGCCACGAGGGCGAGCTCTCCGGTCGCCTCGGGCTGCCCGGCTGGCCGGGGATCGCCGAGGAGGTCATCGTCGCCCGCGACGTGATGCTCGCCCGCCACACCGGCTCGCGCGTGCACGTCGCACACGTCTCGACCGCCGGCTCGGTCGAGGTGCTTCGGTGGGCCAAGGCCCAGGGCATCGACGTCACCGCCGAGGTCACGCCCCACCACCTGCTGCTGACCACCGACCTGCTCACCGGCTACGACCCGACGTTCAAGGTCAACCCGCCCCTGCGCCCGCAGGAGGACGTCGACGCGCTCCGCGAGGCGCTGGCCGACGGCACGATCGACGCCGTCGCCACCGACCACGCGCCGCACGCCCGCCACGACAAGGAGCACGCGTTCGTCGACGCCGCCTTCGGCATGACCGGCATCGAGACCGCGCTCGCCGTCGTACGCACCGCGCTGCCCGAGCTGTCGTGGAGCGACATCGCGCGGGTCATGTCGGCGACGCCGGCGCGGATCGCGGGGCTCGCCGACCAGGGCAGGCCGCTCGCCGCGGGATCGCCGGCGCACGTCGTGCTCGTCGACCCCGACGCGCAGGTCACCGTCGACCGCGACAGCTCGGCGTCGCTCTCGCGCAACAACCCGTGGCACGGCCGCAGCCTCACCTCGCGGGTCGTGCATACGGTCTACGGCGGCCGGGTCACCGTGCGTGACGGGGCCCTGGTCTGA